In Caloenas nicobarica isolate bCalNic1 chromosome 27, bCalNic1.hap1, whole genome shotgun sequence, one DNA window encodes the following:
- the TNFAIP8L1 gene encoding tumor necrosis factor alpha-induced protein 8-like protein 1: MDTFSTKNLALQAQKKLLSKMATKTIANVFIDDTSSEILDELYRATKEYTHNRKEAQKIIKNLIKIVMKLSVLYRNGQFSPEELLVMERFRKKVHTLAMTAVSFHQIDFTFDRRVMSGVLTECRDLLHQAVNGHLTAKSHSRINHVFNHFADYEFLSALYGPSEPYRTHLKRICDGVNKMLEEDNI, encoded by the coding sequence ATGGACACCTTCAGCACCAAGAACCTGGCCCTGCAGGCCCAGAAGAAGCTCTTGAGCAAGATGGCAACCAAGACCATAGCCAACGTCTTCATCGATGACACCAGCAGCGAGATCTTGGATGAGCTCTACCGGGCCACCAAGGAGTACACCCACAACCGCAAAGAGGCCCAGAAGATCATCAAAAACCTCATCAAGATCGTCATGAAGTTGAGCGTGCTCTACCGCAACGGGCAGTTCAGCCccgaggagctgctggtgatgGAGCGTTTCCGCAAGAAGGTCCATACCTTGGCCATGACGGCCGTCAGCTTCCACCAGATAGACTTCACCTTTGACCGCAGGGTCATGTCGGGTGTCCTCACGGAGTGCCGGGACCTGCTGCACCAGGCTGTCAACGGCCACCTGACGGCCAAGTCCCACTCCCGCATCAACCACGTCTTCAACCACTTTGCGGACTACGAGTTCCTCTCGGCTCTCTACGGGCCGTCCGAGCCCTACCGCACCCACCTGAAGAGGATCTGTGACGGGGTTAACAAGATGCTGGAGGAGGACAACATCTGA
- the MYDGF gene encoding myeloid-derived growth factor: MAAPSERSGRRLWAALLPAALLCLAARAAEEPSTAEFDVRPGGEVHSFARSLGDYTCTFTYSAQGGTNEQWQMNVGVSEDNLLFSCSIWRPQGKSYLFFTQFKAEVKGAKIEHAMAYSQAAAGGKSDIPLKQEEFEITETTVSHREGKFRFELSKLMIVAKTPRDEL; encoded by the exons ATGGCGGCGCCCAGCGAGAGGAGCGGCCGGCGGCTGTGGGCCGCGCTGCTGCCCGCCGCCCTGCTGTGCCTGGCGGCCCGGGCGGCGGAGGAACCGAGCACGGCCGAGTTCGACGTGCGGCCCGGCGGGGAGGTTCATTCCTTCGCCCGGAGCCTG GGGGATTACACCTGCACCTTCACATACTCAGCTCAGGGAGGAACCAACGAG CAATGGCAGATGAACGTTGGAGTCAGCGAGGACaacctgctcttctcctgctccatcTGGAG GCCCCAAGGGAAGTCTTATCTCTTCTTTACCCAGTTTAAAGCTGAAGTGAAAGGAGCCAAGATAGAGCACGCCATGGCTTAT TCTCAAGCTGCAGCGGGTGGAAAAAGCGACATCCCCTTAAAACAGGAAGAGTTTGAAATCACCGAAACAACAG tCTCTCACAGGGAAGGCAAGTTCCGTTTCGAACTGTCCAAACTCATGATTGTAGCAAAAACACCCCGTGACGAGCTGTGA